A section of the Paralichthys olivaceus isolate ysfri-2021 chromosome 14, ASM2471397v2, whole genome shotgun sequence genome encodes:
- the LOC138413647 gene encoding LOW QUALITY PROTEIN: tissue factor-like (The sequence of the model RefSeq protein was modified relative to this genomic sequence to represent the inferred CDS: inserted 1 base in 1 codon; deleted 2 bases in 1 codon; substituted 2 bases at 2 genomic stop codons), giving the protein MMSVTAALVSTLFFLSTRSASGSYPQAQNVTWKSTNFKTILSWEPKPSATYSYTVXYFTXGFWEQRTPHCIWTTETVCDLSSSLTDLNAXYTADVLSEPPRGATIDLIESPHTSSPRFCPYKDTEIGKPDFKLEVIESQKKTTLYVTDPLTALFKDGHQLNIRDIFADQLQYKVTYRKNKSTGKKVHISKTNLIELTDLDKGESYCFSVQAYIPSRGVDKQLGELSLLKCSSVDNPSIFEVYSVGVIAAAIFLILLLIGIIFAIAVVCCKWRKKALRKDKEGVPLRDV; this is encoded by the exons atgatgtcagtcacagcagctcttgtctctacactcttctttctctccacacgctccgcctcag GCTCCTATCCCCAAGCACAAAATGTCACTTGGAAAtcaaccaactttaaaaccattttgtcctgGGAACCAAAACCATCAGCCACTTACAGCTACACTGTGTAGTACTTTACTTAA ggtttcTGGGAACAGAGGACTCCTCACTGTATCTggaccacagaaacagtgtgtgatctgtccagctctctgactgacctgaacg tatacacagctgacgtcctgtccGAACCCCCGAGGGGGGCCACCATTGACCTCATTgagtcccctcacaccagctcaccacggttctgcccctacaaagaca ctgagataggcaaacctgacttcaagctggaggtgattgaaagccaaaagaaaaccaccctgtatgtgactgacccactcaccgccctgtttaaagatggccaccagctgaacatcagggat atctttgctgaccagctgcagTATAAAGTCACCTatcggaaaaacaaaagcactggaaag aaagtccacatctctaagaccaatTTAATAGAACTGACTGATCTGGACAAAGGCGAGAGCTACTGTTTCAGTGTCCAGGCCTACATCCCCAGCCGTGGTGTGGACAAGCAGCTGGGAGAGCTGAGCCTTCTCAAGTGCTCCAGTGTTGACAACCCGTCCATCTTTGAAG TGTATTCAGTTGGTGTGattgctgctgccatcttcctcatcctgctactgattggcataatctttgccattgcagtggtctgttgcaagtggaggaagaaagctctgagaaaggacaaagaaggagtgccactccgggatgtttag